The nucleotide sequence GAGGCAGCCCCCGCGACGTAGAGGTTCCCGTCGCTGTCAACCGCGAGGCCGTAGAGCACGGTGTTGCGCTCGTTCACCGAGGCGAGCGTCTCCACCTTCCCGCTGCGCCAGCGCTTCACGGCCCCGGTGTAACTCTCCACCCATACGACGCTTCCGTCGGCCTCGACGACGATGCCGTTCGGGTAGGTCGGAGGACCGTCCTCGAGCACCTCGCCACGGCCGTCGGGTCCGACGGCGAAGACCCGGCCCGGATCAGGTCTCGCGACCGGGTCGTAGCGCCCTGGATCGGTGAAGTACAGACGACCGTCAGGCCCGAACGCGAGGTCGTTCGGGGCCTGGAGGGCAAGGCCTTCGACCTCGGTGATGAGGATCTCGACCTTACCGGAGTCGTCGACTCGCTGAATCGAGGGCGGGCGCGTCTCCTCCGCACGCCACGGGCCGACCACACCGCCGTTCTGGGCCACGTACAGCTCGCCAGCCGCGCCGAGCGCCGTGGCGTTCGGCCCGCCACCGGTAAAGGCGAACCGTTCGACCCCCACCCCGGGGGTGTAGACGGAGAGGTGGCTGCGGTAGGTCTCGACGAAAACGACCCGGCCGTCGTCGAGGACGGTGGGACCCTCGGGCCAGGCCAAGTCGGTCACGAGTATCGTGGTGCTCAGCGCTCCTCCTGGTCCCGACGGCGAGGGCGCCGGCACACATTCCAGCTCCGGTAAGAGCAGGCGATGAGCGTGTCCGCGACCAGCCACACTCCCCCCTCGGTACAGCCCTCCGCGTAGCTCCTGGAGGACAGAGGTCTCGATTTGGGTAATCGTTTCTCCGCCACCCTCGCGCTTGCTCGACGCTCTGTCAAGTGTTGGCAATGTGGCGCTTTTCACTCAAACGGAGTGACCGCCAATCTCGCTGGCTTTGCCACCTGCAGGATCCCAAGGTCATGGACGTCAGGTAGCGGATGCATCGCGCATCCGGCAGTCAGCCCCGCTCCACGCCGGAACGCGAAGAGCTCACTGCACCAAGGGCCTGCTCGCGAAGCTGGCCGGCGTCACCGTCGGAATCGATCGCTGCCAGGCCGTGAAGCTCGCCAGCGAGGCCATGAACGACGTGCGCGGGCGCGTCCAGAGAAGATCTTCGGCCGCCGCGGCCATCGTGACGACCCGCTCGATGCCGCCCGGCCCGCCCGCTCATGACGAGGGCCTTCGAGCGCGCGACAAGCTCTTCGCCCCCGCGACCGCGGCGGCGAGGTCGGCGCCACGATCCTCGGCCAGGAGCTGCTGCGCGAAACTTGCGGAGCGGTCGGCCCCGCAGGCCACGGCCAGGCTCGAGGCCTTCTACGAACACACCCGCACCCACGCGGTGAACGGCCGAAAGCCGTGAGCGAACCCGCGATGCTTCTCGGTGATTAGTCCAACCGTTCGAAATCGAGGTGACTTGGTGGCTCAGGACCGGGGCCTTCAAGGGGCGGATCATCTGGCGAGACGGCTGACCCCGAGCCTCACGGGCCGGTGGCGGCGAGAGCTGCTCGACATCGAGCACGTGCGGATCGAGCACGTGCGGATCGGTCACGACCGGGTCGGCTCCGGTGCTCTTCGACACGATGCCCGCCCGGACATTCCACGACATGACCGCCTCCACCAGAGCCGGGGTCTTGCAGGCGCTGGCCGAAGTGCGCGCCCGGGTCTGGAGTCGGACGCCGGGCACGACGGGATCGGCTTCGGTACTCTTGGACATCGACGTCTCGCTCGTCGAGATCCATTCCGGGCGCCAGGAGGGGGCTACGCCCACCTTCAGGGTGGTTACCGGTTCCACCCGATGTTCTGCTTCGCCGATCGAACTGCTGTCGCGCTCTCGGCGCCGCTTCGCCGGGGTAACGCCGGCGCGAATACCGTTGCCGATCACCTGCTCGTGCTGGACCAGGCCATCGCCCAACTACCAGAACAGATCGCCCGAGGACACCGCCCAGGCGAGAACCCGGACCCCGCTGTCCCGGATGTTCGGGCGAGCTGACTCGGCCAGGTGCCCCGAGGACTTCCTTTCGGCCTGCCGGGACCGCCACGTCCGCTTCTTCGTCTCGGCCCGCTCCAACGCCCAGGTCAACGCGGCCACATCCTCAACTCCGTCGGGCTCGACAAGGCATGGCTGGCCGCCCTCGGCCAGGACGGGCAGGAGAAGGACGGGAGGTCGTGGCCGACCTCACCAGCCTGATCGACACCACCAAGCGACCCAACGGGACTCGCCACATCGTCCGGCGCGAGCCGTTGTGGCCGGACCCCAGCGCGGCCTCTTCCCCTCACTCCAGTACCGCAACTGGGACTGCTACACCCGCCAACAGGGTGACCCCGTGGACGTCGACGTCACCATGGCGGCCCACGCCCATGTCGCACAGGACATCGCTCGCCTGGAGGTCTCGGGGCGCACACGGTTCCCCTTCTCGCGCTTCAAGGGCAACGCAACCTGGCTCATGACCATGAGAATCGCCACCGACCTCGTGCGGTGGCTCCAGATGCTCCGTCTCGCCGGACACTGGTGAGAGGCCCTGCTCGCCGCCCTCCCCTGGGGCATCTTCCACGCCCCGGGCGTCTCAGGCATCGGGCACGACAGCGCATGGTGCCTATCGTCGAACGCTGGCCCACGACCGCGGTGCTGCTCGACGACTACCGACGTATTGCACTCATCATTTGAGCGTACCCAGCATCCCGCCAGTCGGTACCAGCGTGACGACGCGCATGCCGCCGCAAACAGTCGGCCACATTCGATCCCGACAACTCGTGCAATCGTCGGCGTTGCTACCTCCGACCTAGCGAAATCGCTAGTTTTGTCGCTGACGCCTTCGCCTTGACCGAATCAGGCAACCGCCCAATGGGGGCGTAAAGAGCCTGAAGTAATCTTAGACTTCACGGGAGCTCTTCACCGATAACGCCCGCAGCGATCAGATCTTCGATCTCGTCTTCGGCTAGGCCGATCTCGCGAAGCACCTCACGCGAATGCTGACCAGGCAATGGAGCACCACGCCGCACGGAAGTCGGCGTCGTTTCGAAGGCTATCGGAAATCCCGGAGTCGTCACTGTCCCTTCGGTCTCGTGCTCGTAGGTCACGAAGCTACCGTTCGCGCGCACCTGCGGATCAACAATAAGATCCGCGTACGAATTCACCGGGCCGCCCCAAATATCATTGACGGTGAAAAGCTCCAACAGCTCCTTGACCGTCCGGTTCTTCACCGCCTCGGCGACGAGCTCATTGATCTCGTCACGTCGTCGATGACCGTCGAGCTCATCGTCGAAGTCCTCGAACTGGGGGATGCCGAGCACTTGTCCAAGCAGAGCTAGCGGTGAGAAGGCGATGATCACGTCGCCGTCCTTCGCACGAAAGATGCCGTAGGGGGCTCGGATATAGCAGTGTGCATGCGGCGTCGCGGACCGCTGCTGGGCAATCCCGCCCACCGTAAACACCGTGAGCTCCTGGGCCTGCATCGCGATGATGGCATCAAGCATGTTGACCTTGACAACCTGACCAGTCCCGGTCCGTTCGCGGTGTAGCAAGGCGGCGAGCGCCCCCTCAAAGGCAGAGTAGGCCGTGATCGCGTCAACGACGTACAGCGGCGCGGGCTGAGGTGGGTCCTCCGCCCGACCAGCCGAGAACATAAACCCGGCGAGTCCCTGCAGGAGAAGATCCTGTCCAGGCCGCTGGGCGTAAGGCCCTGATTCCCCATAACCGGAGATCGAAACGTAAACGATGCTCGGGTTGATCGTCCTGACGGCATCGACACCGAGCCCAAGCCGCTCGGCGACGCCGAGGCGGTAGTTCTGGATGAAGACGTCCGAGCTCGCGGCGAGGCGCTTCACGATCTCAAGACCGCGAACGTCCTTCAAGTCAACCGCGAGGCTGCGCTTGTTCCGGTTGAGTGACAGGAACGAAGCATTGATGCGCTTGCCGCGAGCGCCACCCGCTGAAGCGCGACGCTGCCACTCGCCTCCAACCGGCTCCACCTTAATGACGTCGGCACCCAAATCGCCGAGGCGCATCGAAGCGAATGAGCCCGACATTGCAATAGTGAAGTCCAGCACTCGATAGCCGTTGAGTATTCCTTCCATTACGCTTCCTCCCCCGGCAGCGAACTTCTCCTGTAGGTCGATGCGCCGCCTCACACGGCGGGGTCGGGGGGACGACGCTCGATCATCTGGATGTCCTCGATGACGGCGACCGTCTTCTCGTCCTGGTTGAACACGTCGTAGTGGAAGTAGACGAGGCCGAACTGCTCGTTGCGTTCCTTCTTTGCCATGACGGTCGCCTTGATCTTGATGGTGTCGCCGACCAGCACGGGTGCGAGAAAGCGGACTCGATCGTAGCCATAGTGTGCAATCTTCAGGTGGGCAGGGACCAGTGACTTCACGACGAAGCCGTCCACCACACCAACCACGAGCGCCCCCGGCGCGGCGATCCGACCGAACGGGTGCTTGGAGGCGTACACGGCATCTACGTGGGCCGGATGGGTGGCGTCCGTTGCTCCGATGAAAAGGCGAATATCCGCGTCGACTATCGTTCGCCCGGTCGATAGGAATTGATCACCGACGACAAAATCGTCCCAGTAGCCCTGCATAGCACCCCCTCGTTTCACTTCGTCCGAAGCCAAGCACTGGCGCCGCCACCGAACTTGCCGGGGTTCAGGATTCGCTTGGGATCGAGCGCCTGGCTCACCAGCACCAGCAGCCTGGTGGCATCCGAGGCGTAGTCCGACACGTAGCTACTTCGCGCCAGGCCGACACCGTGATGGTGCGAGAGCGTGCCGCCCACGGCCGCGGTCTCATCCATCACGATTCGCCAAACCTCCTCGTGCGCCGTTGACACCTCCACACGCGTCGGCCGCTCGAGGCTGAAGACGAAGTACGTGCCAACGCCATCCGGATACGCATGGGAGAAGTGCGCCCAGGCGCGATCAGCGACGCGATCGAGACGGGACATTATCCTCCGGTAGGTCGCGTGCGCCTTCGACCACGGCAGGCCGACTTCGATCGAGTCAGCCAGGTGCAGCTCGTCACGGTTGCCCTCATAGAGCCATGAGGCGTCGAAGCGCTTCTTGAGCCAAACTTGACCAATGTCCAGTCCGAGGTCCACCGCGCTCCCGATGTATCGCGACGTCGATATCGCTTCGGCGTCCATCGCCGACACAACCATCTCCGTCCCAATGAAGCCGATAATCGCTAGGACTGGATGTTCGATCGGCAGTCCGTAGTCCTCGGCGACCATCCGAGTCTCCACCTCGTCGTAGAGGCGAACCACGGCTGGGCGAAGCCCTCGAGCGACGATCTCCCTGATCGATTCGAGGCCCCGCTCAAGGTCGGGAAAGCCGAAGCTGCGGAGTAGCTGCGCTTCGGGGGTGCGGCTGACGCGAAGCTGCACGCGCGTGATGATCCCGAGCGTGCCTTCGCTGCCAATGAACAGCTCGATGAGGTTCGGTCCTGTCGCCGAGCGAGGCGACGACCTCAGTTGGATCGGGGTGCCGTCGCTGAGCACGATGTCGAGCCCACTCACCAAGCACTCGATTCCCCCGTACCAGCCGCTGTAGGTGCCTGTCGAGCGCGTGGCCACGAGACCCCCGAGCGATGCGAGGTGGAGGGACTGCGGGTAGTGGCCAAGCGTGTAGCCGCGCTCGTTCAACCAGCGCTCGACTTCTCCGGCGGCCGCGCCAGCACCGACGACAACAGTGAGGTCGCGTTCGTTCAGCTCCGGTTCGCCCGCGAGGAGCGACGTGTCGAGTGCGAGGTGCGGCACGGTCGAGATGACGCCCCCCGTGACACCGGATCCGCGACCAAACGTGACGACCGCAATCCCGGCCCGACTTGCTGCCGCCAGGACCGTCGCTACTTCACGGTCGTTGCGCGGATAGACAACGAGCTCAGGACGCGCCCGATGCCGCAGCTCACGCGGCCACTTCGCGAAGCCAGGGAACATGTCGCTGGAGCGGGCCTCGCGCTCAGCGTCCTCGAGGCTAAGGTTCACGCCTGCACGCTCGAGTTCTTTGCGCAGCTGCAGGCTCACCGGCGCCCCCCGTCTTTCAGTGCCACGATTTCGCTCGCGTATCGCACGACAGCCTGAAGATTCGCCGCCTCGGCCACACCCCGGCCGGCGATGTCGAACGCGGTCCCATGGTCGACGGAGAAGCGGAGGAACGGCAGCCCGAGCGTGACGCTCACTGTGCCGTGGAAGTCGACCGCCTTGAGCGGTGCAGACGCTTGATCGTGGTAGAGGCAGAGCACCACATCGAATTGCCCTTGCGCGTTCAAATAGAAGACCGAGTCTGCAGGAACGGGCCCCGTCACGTTGAGTCCGAGCCGGCGAGCCGACTCGACAGCCGGCTCGAGCACGTCGCGTTCCTCGGTCCCGAAGTGTCCCCCCTCGCCGGCGTGCGGGTTGAGGGCAGCAACGGCGATGCGCGGGTCTGGCAGTCCAATCGCCGCACTCACACTCGCAAACCGCTCGATGGCGGTGACGATCGCATCCTTATTCAAGGCCTCGATGACCTCGCGAAGCGATGTGTGACGGGTTAGAAAGAGAGCACGCAGATTGCGCGTCGCGAACAGTGTGGTCGACCACGGAGCGCCGAGAAGGTCTCGCAGCATCTCCGTATGGCCAGCATCACCGTGTCCTGCGAGAAAGAACGCCTGCTTGTTGATCGGTGCGGTGACCAGCGCTTCCGCTTCGCGACGACGACAGATCTCGACAGCGCGTAACAGATACTGCCAGGCAGCCTCACCGGCGCTCGCGTCGAGACGGCCGAATGGAATCGTACTGACATCAGGCCACGTATCATCGTCGATAACTGGGATCCGGCGATCCGAATCGACCCCAACGGCGACCAACTCGGTCTCCTGGACCCGCCAAACATTGAGTTCGAGCTTGCAGATGGACGCAGCGCGCCGCAGTCGCTCATAAGAACCGACAACCACGGGTCGGACCCCAAGCTCATGCGGCCAGTTCGCGAGTGTCTTCGCCGTGATCTCGGGACCGATACCGGCGGGGTCGCCCAAGGTCAGGACGAGGCGCTTGATCACGGCACAACACTCCCTCCTCGTTGGCGAGCCGCGTCGAGCGCCCGAAGCATGCTCAGCGCGTGCAGCAGCCACTCCGGGCGCCCCACTCCACCGGACTTGACGACTACGAGCAGAGATTGGCGACCGGGACGGGAGACACAAAGAATAGGGATCGTCGGCCACGGCTCGGCGATGACCGACGCCGATACGCTCCCCAGACGCGCGGCGACCGAGGAGGCGAGATCTCCACCAACAAGGACAATAGCACCCGGATTCGCTTCGCAGAGAACGACCTTAAGTGCCTCGGCGGCGGCACGTGCCGGCTCGGGCTCCGTCATCGTTGGCTGATCGGCCAGGCGGACGAGAGCATCGCGTCCCGCGGTGAGTTTGTCGATCACCTGCCGACGCCCGTCGACCGTGACGAATTGCTCCCACGGCTTGACCGTGAAAATCCCAGTGCTCTCGAGCAGGTCGGCCTGAGCGCATGAAGCTGCCTCGGTGCTTCCAACGACGACGAGCGTGGGCGCCGGCCTCGGTTCGCGTCCCTCCGATTCGTTTAAACGAATGATCCTCGCCTCGCACAGCGCAGCTGCCATTCCGTACGATCCGACAACGAAGAACGACTGCGTGATCGCCACGGCGGTGAGAAGCCGTGCGATGCGGCGAAGATCGCCGACGGAAGACGCGTCGAACAACACGGAATTGCCGGCATCGAGCAGCTTCGAGAGCGCTGCGGCATCGCTGTCAGTAGGCCTGAGCAGCTCGCAGTCGTTCAACCAGCTGCGGGCCGCCGACCCGAACGAATCCTGACGTTCGCCAATCCGCCGCAGTTGCGTACCCGCGACCGTCTCGATCCCAAGTGCCGGGGCGGCTGGCACGATCACGGCCGGCAGCTGCAGGTCCCGGCGCACCACGTCGATCTCAGCGGCAATGTGGCCCCGGAGCCGGCTGTCGATCCGCTTGTACCAGAAACACTCACCGTGGACGTTGTCGGCACCCAAGGCGGCGATGACCGAGGAGATCCTCCTGCGAGCCTCGTCGACGCTCTCCATGCGAGACGCGGTGTCGACGACCACCGCCGTCGCACCGCGGCTCCCCTCAACAACGGCGCGCCACGAGAGCAGCTCGACACGGGTCTGCGGCAGTGCGCGCGAAATCTCGCCGGCGCAGGCTGCCGCGCCGGTCATGTCGTCGCTCAGGGCGACGAACCTCGTCCATGCCAGTGTTGGCGTCATCGTGGGAGTTCCCCGGCCGGTGCTGCTCGCTTAGATCTGCGTCCTCACGTGACCCTCCCGACCGCTCAGCGCTGCCACGACGAGGATGAACGCACCGAGGAGTGACTCCTGGAGGTTCGGACCGATGCCGATGCCGATGAGAAGCGTCGAGATCTCGATCACGAGCAACGTCCCAGCGACCGTGCGGAGCGCGCCTCCCGCCCCGCCGAGCAGCGACGTGCCCCCGATCACAACCGCAGTGATCGTCGTGAACAAATAGGGGCTGCCCACGCCGAAGTTCGCTCCGCCAGAGAACCCGGTCAGGAGCACACCCGCCGCCTCGCCGGAGAGTGCACTGAAGATGAACGCCACGATCCACGTCGTACGTCGCCGCGCCATTCCGAGCACCGCGGCCGCCTCGGAGCTGCCGAGGGCGAAGATGTGGCGTCCGATGACCCCTCGCCGCTCGATGGCCCACTCCAGGACCACCCAACCCAGCCAGACAAACACGACCGGCGCCAGCTGGACGACACCGAGATTCATTTGCGGGCTCGTAAGGGTGGCGAGCCACGGAGGTGACGCCCCAGCCCCCATCCCGCCGTGAGTCCAGATCAGGACGGCGCCTTGCACTGCGAACGCAGTACCTAAGCTGACGACGAGCGGGTGCACGCGGGCAACGGCGCTAATCCCACCGTTGATGAGGCCGATCGCGACACCGAATCCAAGCAGTAGCAGCAAGATCGTCGCCATCGAGTCGTGGCTGGCGTAGAGGATAGAGGTGACCACCTCACCGAGGCCGATGGTGCTTGCCATCGATAGGTCGATCCCGCCAAGCAGGATCACCGTCGTTTGTCCAGCGGCCGCCACGCCGAGAAACGCACTCAGAGCAAGCTGAGACCCAATACTGTTTGGCGAGGCGAACCCGGATATCGTAGCGAGCCCGATCAGATAGAGCGCGATGATCGCGATCCACGGGCCAAAGCGCGTCGCCCATCGGGGAAATTCTTGTGCGACCTTCGTCTTTGGAAGCCCACGACTCGCAGGGTGCGCCGTGATTGACATAATTGTTCTCCGTCAGGACCGCGCGGAGGCAAGCGTGCTGGTGGTGGCCTGACTGCGCTCCAGGGGTCGTCGAGCTGTACCGATGCGTACCGTAACGACGCGGTTCAACGTCACGACAGCGATGAGGATCAACCCGTAGACCAGGTTCACGTAGAACACCTGCAGGTTCAGGAGGGACAGGACATTCTGAATCAGGTAAATGTCCAGGGCGCCGATTACACTGCCGAACATGCCACCTCGCCCGCCTGCGAGACTCGTCCCCCCGAGCGCGACGGCAGCGATCGCCACCAACGTGTACGAGGGTCCGATCGAGGCGTCGCCTCCGCTGATCAGCGACGTCAGTACCAGGCCCGCCAGACCGGCGAACACGCCGCCGATTCCGTAGGCGACAATGCGAACCCGAGCGACGGAGGTACCAGCGGAGTAGGCGCCGCGGTCGTCTTGTCCGACGGCGAGAAGCAGGCGATGGTAGCGGAGACGCGTGACTCCGAACCAGGCCAGCCAGGCGAGCACAAGGACCACAGCGGAGCTCGGAATGCCAGCCCAGCTGCCGCCGAGGTTCAGTCCCGGTGGCAGCGTGCCCCCGTTGTTCGGCACGTACTGCTGTCCGAGCCCCGTGAGCACAAGATAGGTACCGAGCGTGGCGACAATCGGCTGGATCCGCACGCCCGCGATAATCCAACCGTTGACCACGCCGACGACGAAGCCCGCAGCGAGCGCAGTCGGCACGATCACCCAGAGCGTGCCGAACCAACCGTGGTTTAGGTAACCGGCGAGCAGGACGGTGACGAAGCCTGCGAGCGGGCCGAGCGAGAGGTCGATCCCGCCGCGCCCCGAAAGTACGGCTGGCGTCATTCCCATCGCCACGAGCACGAGTGGAGCGAGGGCCTGGACGGTACTGGCGAGATTGCCTGGCTTCACGAGCGCGGGATCGAGTGCCACGTTCGCGATGAGCATGCCGACGAACACGACCGTGCCAAACCCCGCGTAACTGGTGCGGCGGAGCAGATTCCCCAGGTAACCGAGCGCTACCACGTCGTCACCTCGGTCCCCCTATCAATGTGCAGCTCGCCGAACATCGCAGCGAGGATGCTCGCCTCGTTAATCGCCTGTTCTCCTGCTGGCAGGTCTGCCGCCACAGCGCCATTGCGCATTACGACGACGCGGTCGCACAAGGCGACCAGTTCGGCGAGCTCAGTGGACACGAGCAAGACCAGGACACCGGCAGTCGCCAGGTCCCGCAAGGATTGGTAGAAGTCGAGCTTCGTGGCGTGGTCGACGCCGCGGGTCGGGTCGTCGAGGATAACGACCCTCGGCTCAGCCGCAAGCCAGCGCGCCAGAATGACCTTTTGCTGGTTCCCGCCGCTGAGCGAGTCAATCGAGGCACCACTTGAGCTTGCTCGGATCTGCAGTTCGTCTCTGAAGCGCGCAAAGGCGCGCCGAGCCTTCCCGGGTCGGATGACGCCATACTTCGAGAACTTCTTGCTCCACATTGGCAGAGCGAAGTTGTCCAGAACAGACTGGCCCGGAAGGATCCCTTCCCTCTTGCGATCCCGGGGAACATAGACAACCCCATGGCGCACCGCCTCGCTCACACCGGCGATTCTCACCAAGGTGCTGGACGGCTCGAACGCCAGCTGAACGGTGCCACTATGGTTCTCCATCCCGGCAAGCACCTTCAGCAAGCGAGACTGCCCGTGGCCATCCAGTCCAGCAAGACCAACAATCGTGCCGCTTTCAAATTCAAGCTCCACTGGGACAGCCTCTGCAGCAAGCACAACTCCGGACACGACGAGCCTAAATTCATCCGCCTGGCGCCTCCTGACCGAAGCAATTCGGCCCACCATCGCTTGAGAGGACCGGTCAGCCGCGCCAACCGCGTCTTCCCGCCCCGGCCCCCTCTCCCGACGACCGCTGCTCATCAGCTCGAGCAACACGTCGGTCGAGAGGTCGTCACCCTCTACCTCTCCCACCAGCTCGCCGTTGCGAAGCACGATCGCCGCATCACTTACGCCAGTCACCTCGCTCATCCGGTGCGAGACGAAGATGACGATCCGCCCACGATCGGCGAGCTCCCGGCAGATGGAAAGCAACCTGGCCGCCTCGTCCCGATCGAGTGCGGAAGTCGACTCGTCGAAAACGAAGCAACGGTCCCGTTCTCGCCGAAGGAGCGCCCGCGCGACTGCAACGACCTGCTGAAGGCCGAGGTCGAGCGTTCCAACTGGCTGATCGAGATCGGGCGGGTCGGAAGCGAGGGCTGCGATCGCTTCTTCGGCCCTATCCCGCTCGAGACGAGAATATCGAGATGGTCGAAGCCAGCGCCGTTCCCAGAGGTATACGTTATCGAGCACGCTCAAGTCCGGCGCCAGCAGGAGCTCCTGATAGACAACGCTAATGCCACTGTCGAGGGCAGTCTGCGGTCGGAAGGGACGCAAGCTCCTGCCGCCGAGTACAATTTCGCCTCGGTCCGGAACCACGACGCCGCCGAGCGTTTTCGTGAGGGTGCTCTTGCCAGACCCGTTCTCGCCAACGAGTGCGTAGATACGGCCCGCGTGCAAAGTGCAGGATAGTCCGTTAAGCGCTACATTCGCCCCGAAGCGCTTTGACACGCCTCGGAACTCGAGCTCATAATCCTCGGTCTTTCCTGCCTGTCCGGTCATCTACTTTGTGATCTTCCTCGCCGCATAGGTGATCCTTTCGCGGCGTTACGTCACAGCTCGGTCATGGCCGGGCACGACGTGCCCGGCCATGACCGACTTCAATACCTCATCACCAGCTACTTACCGGAGTCGGGGCTGGTGCGTCACCCGGAGATTCCCCTCCCCTTTCCGTCGTACGGGACCGTCGGACCGGGATTGGTGAAGTACGGGTACAGGTCCTTCATCGGGAGGATACCCGGCGGCTCAGGGTAATTCGTGGAGCTCACTGTCAGTGATCGGTTCCACCACTTGTTGAGGTTGGCGCTCGTGATCCGCGGAGGCGTGAAGTAGATCGTGATGTTCTTCGGGTGCTTGCCCTCGAGGATCATGATCATCACACGGAAGGCCTCCCGCATTGACGCCCGAGGCGGCTCGGCGAGGCCGATGAAGTTGGGATGCTGGCCCTTCTGCAGGAGTTCGTGCCACACGGCGAGGAAGCCACCCGCACCGACGTCGCCCATGGCTGGGATCGGCCGGTGCTCCTGCAGGAACGCCTGCAGGATTCCCGAAGCCATGCCACCCTCCTGGTAGACGGCATCAATCCTCCCCGGGTGGGTCGAGAGGAACTGAAGAACCTGCTGCTTCGCGATGCTGTCGGTCACCTGACCGGTTACGGTTCCGACAACGTGGAAGTTCTTGTGCGTCTTCAAGAATGCAGCGAGTGCCGTCTGGTAGTCGACCGACAGCGTTTCGCCGGGAATCCCGATGACGTCGAGCAGGTTCACCTGGCCGTGCAGCTTCTGTGCATAGAAGTTCAAATACTGCATCCCAATTTCGTAGAAGTTCTCGTCGTAGTTCTCTCCGTAGGGCGTCGTCTGCGGACCCTGGTCGACAACGACTGGGATACCCGCGTCGTACGCACGCTTAATCACGCTGTCAAGTGCCGATGTGCCGTTCGGAATCGTAAGGATCGCGCTGCAGTGGTCGGCGGTGATCATGTCGTTAAACTGCGATATGGCAGTGGCTGTCACGAGATTGGAGTTCGTCACGAACGATCTGGCGACAAGCCCCGCCTTCTTATACTCAGCAACCATCTGGTTCCACGCGGCGAGCGTGTTGGCGCGCCACGAGTTGCCGAGATAGGAGTTCTGGAAACAGACCGTCCAGGGCGGCTTCGTTGGCTTCCAGTCACGATACGCGCTCGGGCCAAGCAGGTCGACTGCATGCGGGTACAGCTGGGCGATGGGCGCCGGAAGGCCTTTCGTATAGTTTTTCACCGGCGAAGTCGGCAACTGACCCTGCCTGCCGCTGGCAGCGGCGTGCGGTGCAGCTCCCGCAGCAATGAGCCCCACGAACAGTAACGTCGCTGACGCCGCTCCGGAGAGCGTCAACTGTGCCCTTCTGCGAAGGCAATTCATTCTTTGCTCCTTCCCCCTCATGGTTTTCCCGCCGGCACCGAGTCGGATGCCGAGAGGCCTTGCGTCTCCGTGTTCTGGCGTCCTCGCCGGTTCAAGCGCCGATCACCCCCCGGAACATAGCCATGCCGGTGACTCCCGGACGACAACGCAGCAGCCGCCCGAAAAATACTGCCTCCT is from Acidimicrobiales bacterium and encodes:
- a CDS encoding ABC transporter permease translates to MSITAHPASRGLPKTKVAQEFPRWATRFGPWIAIIALYLIGLATISGFASPNSIGSQLALSAFLGVAAAGQTTVILLGGIDLSMASTIGLGEVVTSILYASHDSMATILLLLLGFGVAIGLINGGISAVARVHPLVVSLGTAFAVQGAVLIWTHGGMGAGASPPWLATLTSPQMNLGVVQLAPVVFVWLGWVVLEWAIERRGVIGRHIFALGSSEAAAVLGMARRRTTWIVAFIFSALSGEAAGVLLTGFSGGANFGVGSPYLFTTITAVVIGGTSLLGGAGGALRTVAGTLLVIEISTLLIGIGIGPNLQESLLGAFILVVAALSGREGHVRTQI
- a CDS encoding ABC transporter permease, which produces MVALGYLGNLLRRTSYAGFGTVVFVGMLIANVALDPALVKPGNLASTVQALAPLVLVAMGMTPAVLSGRGGIDLSLGPLAGFVTVLLAGYLNHGWFGTLWVIVPTALAAGFVVGVVNGWIIAGVRIQPIVATLGTYLVLTGLGQQYVPNNGGTLPPGLNLGGSWAGIPSSAVVLVLAWLAWFGVTRLRYHRLLLAVGQDDRGAYSAGTSVARVRIVAYGIGGVFAGLAGLVLTSLISGGDASIGPSYTLVAIAAVALGGTSLAGGRGGMFGSVIGALDIYLIQNVLSLLNLQVFYVNLVYGLILIAVVTLNRVVTVRIGTARRPLERSQATTSTLASARS
- a CDS encoding sugar ABC transporter ATP-binding protein, with amino-acid sequence MTGQAGKTEDYELEFRGVSKRFGANVALNGLSCTLHAGRIYALVGENGSGKSTLTKTLGGVVVPDRGEIVLGGRSLRPFRPQTALDSGISVVYQELLLAPDLSVLDNVYLWERRWLRPSRYSRLERDRAEEAIAALASDPPDLDQPVGTLDLGLQQVVAVARALLRRERDRCFVFDESTSALDRDEAARLLSICRELADRGRIVIFVSHRMSEVTGVSDAAIVLRNGELVGEVEGDDLSTDVLLELMSSGRRERGPGREDAVGAADRSSQAMVGRIASVRRRQADEFRLVVSGVVLAAEAVPVELEFESGTIVGLAGLDGHGQSRLLKVLAGMENHSGTVQLAFEPSSTLVRIAGVSEAVRHGVVYVPRDRKREGILPGQSVLDNFALPMWSKKFSKYGVIRPGKARRAFARFRDELQIRASSSGASIDSLSGGNQQKVILARWLAAEPRVVILDDPTRGVDHATKLDFYQSLRDLATAGVLVLLVSTELAELVALCDRVVVMRNGAVAADLPAGEQAINEASILAAMFGELHIDRGTEVTTW
- a CDS encoding substrate-binding domain-containing protein; the protein is MKNYTKGLPAPIAQLYPHAVDLLGPSAYRDWKPTKPPWTVCFQNSYLGNSWRANTLAAWNQMVAEYKKAGLVARSFVTNSNLVTATAISQFNDMITADHCSAILTIPNGTSALDSVIKRAYDAGIPVVVDQGPQTTPYGENYDENFYEIGMQYLNFYAQKLHGQVNLLDVIGIPGETLSVDYQTALAAFLKTHKNFHVVGTVTGQVTDSIAKQQVLQFLSTHPGRIDAVYQEGGMASGILQAFLQEHRPIPAMGDVGAGGFLAVWHELLQKGQHPNFIGLAEPPRASMREAFRVMIMILEGKHPKNITIYFTPPRITSANLNKWWNRSLTVSSTNYPEPPGILPMKDLYPYFTNPGPTVPYDGKGRGISG